TTTAACGAGGTGATGCAGGAAAACCTTAAACGAAAAGGCCAGAAAATAGTCTTTATTCACGGGAAGGGCGACGGCGTATTAAAAAATACGCTACTCAAGGAGATAAAAAATAAATACAAAAGTTGTTACTATCAAGACGCTTCGTTCCGTGAATACGGATTCGGAGCAACCATGGTAACTATCCGGTAATTAAACAAATAACAAAATAACCCTGGAGAGATGAAAAAAACAGTGCTTATTATACTGCTGATTTTCTCGTTATCAAGCTGTGACGTGCTTAATCAGATTGGCGGAGCCATTCAGTTATCGCAGTGTGAATACACGTATAACTCCGTCGCCGATATACAGTTGGCCGGAATAAACCTGGGGAATGGTTCAACCATCTCACTTTCTAACTTTGCTTCCATTTCGAGTATCCTGACCGGAGGAAATTTACAAACCATCCCTTTCAGCATGACCCTCAACATGGATGTAAAAAATCCCAATCAGGCGGCCGCATTTCTAAATGCACTCGAGTATGCCATTGAAATCAATGAAATGGAGTTCACAACCGGGAAAATGGATGTTCCTCTTCGCGTTGAACCCGGACAAACAGCCGTGTTGCCCTTATCCATCGGGGTGGATCTAAAAAACCTGATAAACAGGTATTCCCGCGATCGTGTCGCCCGTGAGATGAGTGGCTTTTTAGGTTTGTCGTCCGATGAAACAAAGGTGACGGTGAAACTTTGGCCTAAGCTTATGGTGGGAAACAGACCCGTCAAAGTTCCGGCACCCATACCGGTTGTTTTTACTTTTGGGGGAAGTAATCCGTGAGCCAACCACACCGTCTATGAAGAAACCCGGTAAAGAGGAACGTCAGGAAGCTATTGCTCAGATTTTGGGCAATAGCTCTATCGAAAGCCAGGAGGAGCTCTTGAAACAGCTTTCCGACAGAGGTTTTGAACTGACACAAGCCACGTTGTCGCGCGATTTCCGGGAGATGAAGGTAGCTAAAACGCCCGATGCCGCCGGCAACTATTTTTACCGGCTACCCGGGATCCAGTTGCCCCAGCCAAAATCGGAAAAGTTTGGGATGACCTCTCCTTTTTTCCGTCACGGCATTATCAATATTGAATTCTCGGGCCAGTTTGCTGTCCTGAAAACCCCCGGAGGATATGCCCGAGGCGTGGCCCAGGACATAGACACCAACAACATACCGGGTATCATGGCAACCATTGCCGGCAACGATACGGTACTTGTAATTCTTCGTGAAAACAGCAACAAAGCCGATATCATCCTTTCACTTAAACTGCTATTTGCCAGGGAATAAACCCAACAAGCATTCAAGCCCAAATTTATATATATGTTCATTATTGGTATTGCCGGGGGTTCCGGCTCGGGAAAAACCACTTTGGTTAACTCCATCCTCGAAAGAGTTCCTTACGACCAGATTTCACTGCTCACGCAGGATTCGTACTATAAAGACAGCAGCCATTTGCCCATTGAGCAACGTCGGGTGCTGAATTTCGACCATCCCGACTCCATTGAATGGGAGCTGATGCGGGGCGATATCCAAAAACTGAAATCGGGACAGGAGATAGATTCCCCCACCTACTCCTACCTTACCTGTACCCGCCAGCCCGAAACGATCCGCATAAAACCCAATAAGATACTGCTGATTGAGGGAATCCTGATTCTCACGCAACCCGAACTCTGCGACGAAATGGATATGCGTATTTACCTGGAGGTAGAGTCGGACTACCGGCTTTCGCGCATTATCGAACGCGACATGGAGTCGCGCGGAAGAACAGCTCAGGAGGTAATAAAACGTTACTATCAAACGGTGCGGCCCATGCACGAGGAGTTCATAAAACCATCGCGGGAACGTGCCGATATGCTGGTGATGGGCGGAGGGTTGAATACAAAAGCGGCAGATTTTATCTCTTCGGCCATTTTGGGAAAGCTACTGGCAAAATAATCCCCTGTCTATCTCGGTCTTTTCGCTTCGTAATCGCTGAACCACTCAAAAAGCTTCCGGATCCCTGTTTCAACCGGCGTGGAAGGTTTGTACCCGAAGTCGGCTTCTAGCAATGACGTATCGGCAAAAGTGGAAACAACGTCGCCGGGTTGCATATCGGCCATTTCGACAATGGCCTTTTTCCCCGTTGTCTTTTCGATAATACCGATAAAATCCATCAATTGCAGCGGTGACGAGCACCCCATGTTATAAACCATGCTCGGAATTCCGGTTTGCGGAGGGGAAGGGATAATTTTCATCACACCTTCCACTACATCATCAATGTATGTAAAATCACGCTGCATCTCCCCTTTATTGAATACTTTTATGGGCATACCTTTCGATATAGCAGACATGAACAGCCAGGGTGCCATGTCGGGACGGCCCCACGGCCCGTAAACGGTAAAAAAACGGATGCCGGTTACCGGCAGTTTATACAACCGGCTGTAAGTATACGCCAACAACTCATTGGATTTCTTAGTTGCGGCATATAAGCTTACCGGATGATCGGTCCGGGCAGACTCCTTGTAGGGGACGGGCGTATCTTCACCATACACGCTGCTTGAGCTGGCATACACAAGATGCCGTATGGACGATGTGCGGCAAGCCTCAAGCAAGTTGGTAAAACCGACAATATTTGAGTGAATGTAAGACAACGGATTTTCGAGCGAATACCTGACACCCGCCTGTGCGGCGAGATTGATCACATGAGTAAATCTTTCATTTCTAAAAAGTAAAAAAACATCTTCCCGGTCGGTTAGATCGAGTTGGATAAAACGATAGGCCGGAAATTTATGGCTTTGTACACATTGGCCTTTTTTTATTTTTTCTTTCGGAATGCCTGAATCTGCCAGGCGGGCAAACTTTAATCCTACATCGTAATAACCGTTGATGTTGTCGAGCCCAACCACCTCTAGATCTTGAGTAAGCAGTTTTTTGACAACGTGGTAACCAATAAATCCGGCAGCACCGGTGACCAATACTTTCATTTTTTTACACTTATAATGCTACAACTAAATACTTACCAACCGCATATTGCTCTTTACCGAAAAGAAACGACCGGATATCCTCGTCTTTTTTTATAGCCTTATCGGAAATCAAAAGAAGTTGTCCGTCCAGCTTATTTTTCACGATTTCCTCCTTATCAGCAAAAATCACGTCTTTTTTCAAAAAAACATCCATGCTTTCGGCACGTGAAATACCATAAACGTAATAATCCGTTGTTCGTTTTTCGGATGCCACGGCAGAGGCTTTCTCACACAACCGGCTCCACCCCAAATAGGGATTCAGTTGCGGCATGGCCAACCCGGCAACAAATACCGTCAGCAGCACCCCGGCAGCCATCACCCGAACCGGGCGTTGCAACTGTTTTTTAAAAAACAACAGGTATAAAACTATTAACCCGCTAAGCGTGATGATGCCCGCAGCAAGATAAACCAGAAAAACACCGGCAAAAAAAGCATCATCTGTTCCAGAAAGATAAAACACAGCAGGTAAGGCCAATGTAAAGATTATTGCCGGAACAGCTAATGAAATACGCAACCAGATATTCGTTGGATCAAATTTTTTCAACAGAAGTGCCGGAAGGAAAATGAAAAATGGAAAAGAAGGAAGCAGGTAAACGGCCAGCTTCGAACTGATAACCGACAGCATGACAAACGTTGTCAGTATAATAATCAAGAAGAAACGCTCAATTTCGGTTTGAATTTTTCTTCGTACTCCCCCAAAGGCAATCAATCCGACGGAGAGAAACATCCACGGTGCCAACGAGTACCAAACAGACAGGACGTAATAATAAAACGGGCGTTTGTGATGAAAGGCGTTGATTCCCCTGCCCACCGTCTGATGCACCAACAGGTTATTGAGGTACTCACTCCCCGATTCCATGTAAGCTCCGGCAAACCAGATACCGCATCCCAACAACAGGACAAGCAGGCTTTTCCAGCCCCAATACTGTCTCCACGTATGAATTTTCCGTTGATAGAGAAGAAAGACAAGTGTCGACAACAACGGGACCAGGATTCCCACAGGCCCTTTCGTAAAAAGTGCGAGGAAAACATATACCGGAAACAAAAAAGAGTCGCGTTTTCCTCCTTCCCCTTTATATATTTTAAAGAACGTATAGAGCGCCAATACGATAAACATGCACATCAGCATATCCATCCGAACCACAAGAGCAAGGCCGGTAAACAACCCCGCCGTCATCAACATCAGCAAAGCTTCGGTCTGATTTTCTGCGTTTTCTTTCCGGACCCATTTTGCCATAGTCGTGAGAACTATTACCGCCGGAACAAACGACAACAAGGACAAAAACCACATCCGATGCCCTCCAAGCAATATTTTTCCGGCCATCATCAGCCAAAAATAGAGCGGCGGTTTATCGGCAT
This portion of the Petrimonas sulfuriphila genome encodes:
- a CDS encoding LEA type 2 family protein produces the protein MKKTVLIILLIFSLSSCDVLNQIGGAIQLSQCEYTYNSVADIQLAGINLGNGSTISLSNFASISSILTGGNLQTIPFSMTLNMDVKNPNQAAAFLNALEYAIEINEMEFTTGKMDVPLRVEPGQTAVLPLSIGVDLKNLINRYSRDRVAREMSGFLGLSSDETKVTVKLWPKLMVGNRPVKVPAPIPVVFTFGGSNP
- the udk gene encoding uridine kinase; translation: MFIIGIAGGSGSGKTTLVNSILERVPYDQISLLTQDSYYKDSSHLPIEQRRVLNFDHPDSIEWELMRGDIQKLKSGQEIDSPTYSYLTCTRQPETIRIKPNKILLIEGILILTQPELCDEMDMRIYLEVESDYRLSRIIERDMESRGRTAQEVIKRYYQTVRPMHEEFIKPSRERADMLVMGGGLNTKAADFISSAILGKLLAK
- a CDS encoding NAD-dependent epimerase/dehydratase family protein: MKVLVTGAAGFIGYHVVKKLLTQDLEVVGLDNINGYYDVGLKFARLADSGIPKEKIKKGQCVQSHKFPAYRFIQLDLTDREDVFLLFRNERFTHVINLAAQAGVRYSLENPLSYIHSNIVGFTNLLEACRTSSIRHLVYASSSSVYGEDTPVPYKESARTDHPVSLYAATKKSNELLAYTYSRLYKLPVTGIRFFTVYGPWGRPDMAPWLFMSAISKGMPIKVFNKGEMQRDFTYIDDVVEGVMKIIPSPPQTGIPSMVYNMGCSSPLQLMDFIGIIEKTTGKKAIVEMADMQPGDVVSTFADTSLLEADFGYKPSTPVETGIRKLFEWFSDYEAKRPR
- a CDS encoding glycosyltransferase family 39 protein, whose translation is MKNKYLYLIWFVALLPVMILRDYTPDNELRYLSIVDEALQNGDVFTFTNQGEIYADKPPLYFWLMMAGKILLGGHRMWFLSLLSFVPAVIVLTTMAKWVRKENAENQTEALLMLMTAGLFTGLALVVRMDMLMCMFIVLALYTFFKIYKGEGGKRDSFLFPVYVFLALFTKGPVGILVPLLSTLVFLLYQRKIHTWRQYWGWKSLLVLLLGCGIWFAGAYMESGSEYLNNLLVHQTVGRGINAFHHKRPFYYYVLSVWYSLAPWMFLSVGLIAFGGVRRKIQTEIERFFLIIILTTFVMLSVISSKLAVYLLPSFPFFIFLPALLLKKFDPTNIWLRISLAVPAIIFTLALPAVFYLSGTDDAFFAGVFLVYLAAGIITLSGLIVLYLLFFKKQLQRPVRVMAAGVLLTVFVAGLAMPQLNPYLGWSRLCEKASAVASEKRTTDYYVYGISRAESMDVFLKKDVIFADKEEIVKNKLDGQLLLISDKAIKKDEDIRSFLFGKEQYAVGKYLVVAL